Proteins from a single region of Natrinema salifodinae:
- a CDS encoding class 1 fructose-bisphosphatase, whose product MTAADADADHEPILDAVATVAADVPAELPRLRGHRGAATATAAVAGDDGQATDERNPTGDDQSAADRWLDDRFREALAPLEAVGAYASEERADVLDCGRGGGDEGGYGVAIDPLDGSDNLAANGPIGTVLGIYDAPLPARGTDLVASAIVIFGPTVTMTVAADGDVVRYRVDEDEGERTDPRRVSLASERAADGADNGDEIDGVCGYSGRREDLSPALLGLVDAFRAERRLRYCGAAVADVVTLLEHGGVLCYPRTDRRPDGVLRLQYEANPIAHIVETAGGRAIGDTGTETDADTEPGRLRQLDPTALHERVPVFVGSPEPIARVESSLGSE is encoded by the coding sequence ATGACAGCGGCCGATGCGGACGCCGATCACGAGCCGATTTTAGACGCGGTCGCAACAGTTGCCGCCGACGTACCCGCCGAACTTCCGCGTCTGCGCGGCCACCGCGGCGCCGCTACCGCCACCGCCGCCGTTGCCGGTGACGACGGCCAGGCGACCGACGAACGCAACCCGACCGGCGACGATCAGTCGGCGGCCGACCGGTGGCTCGACGACCGGTTTCGCGAGGCGCTCGCGCCGCTCGAGGCCGTCGGCGCCTACGCGAGCGAGGAGCGCGCCGACGTGCTCGACTGCGGACGTGGAGGCGGAGACGAGGGCGGATACGGCGTCGCCATCGATCCGCTCGACGGTTCCGACAACCTCGCCGCGAACGGTCCGATCGGGACGGTTCTGGGAATTTACGACGCGCCCCTGCCGGCTCGCGGTACCGACCTCGTCGCGAGCGCGATCGTGATCTTTGGGCCGACCGTCACGATGACCGTCGCGGCCGACGGCGACGTCGTTCGGTACCGAGTCGACGAGGACGAGGGCGAGCGGACCGACCCCCGCCGGGTCTCCCTCGCGAGCGAGCGGGCCGCGGACGGCGCTGACAACGGCGACGAGATCGACGGCGTCTGCGGGTATTCCGGCCGCCGCGAAGATCTATCGCCGGCACTCCTCGGGCTCGTCGACGCGTTCCGCGCCGAGCGGCGGCTACGGTACTGCGGCGCAGCCGTCGCCGATGTCGTGACACTCCTCGAACACGGTGGCGTGCTGTGCTATCCGCGCACCGATCGCCGACCGGACGGCGTCTTGCGCCTGCAGTACGAGGCGAATCCGATCGCACACATCGTCGAGACCGCCGGCGGGCGGGCGATCGGCGACACCGGAACCGAAACGGACGCCGACACGGAACCGGGCCGACTCCGACAGCTGGACCCAACCGCACTGCACGAACGCGTGCCGGTCTTCGTCGGCTCTCCGGAGCCGATCGCTCGGGTGGAGTCGAGCCTCGGGAGTGAGTAA
- a CDS encoding alpha/beta hydrolase, with protein sequence MPRDDTLAGVDSQLADTDRLETHYLESGGTDRTEREGETVLFLHGNVSSSRFFEDVMADLPARHRAIAPDMRGYGDSETKPVDATNGLGDFAADLRSFVVDRDLETPLVLVGWSNGGGVAMRYAIEHPEDVAALVLVNPVSPYGFGGTKDAEGTPCFDDYAGSGGGIANRAFVSNLADRLRETADEAAPRKLLRTYYVDPTHEFDAEREESYLTGMLDTATGDENYPGSATDSDNWPGTAPGETGVNNAVSPKYCRLDMISEIDPEDKPPITWLRGDSDQIVSNASLFDPGTLGRMDELPDWPGEDVFPPQPMVDQTRAVLERYVDRGGNFEEVVFGNTGHTPHVEVPGDFLDRLEGVLD encoded by the coding sequence ATGCCACGCGACGACACCCTCGCCGGCGTCGATTCGCAACTCGCCGACACGGACCGCCTCGAGACTCACTACCTCGAGTCGGGCGGCACCGACCGCACCGAGCGCGAGGGCGAGACCGTCCTGTTCCTCCACGGAAACGTCTCCTCCTCGCGGTTCTTCGAGGACGTAATGGCCGACCTGCCGGCTCGCCACCGCGCGATCGCGCCCGACATGCGGGGCTACGGCGACTCCGAGACGAAACCGGTCGACGCGACGAACGGCCTCGGCGACTTCGCGGCCGACCTCCGCTCGTTCGTCGTCGACCGCGACCTCGAGACGCCGCTCGTGCTCGTCGGCTGGTCGAACGGCGGCGGGGTCGCGATGCGATACGCGATCGAACATCCCGAGGACGTCGCCGCGCTCGTGCTCGTCAACCCGGTCTCGCCGTACGGCTTCGGCGGGACGAAAGACGCGGAGGGCACGCCCTGTTTCGACGACTACGCGGGGTCCGGCGGCGGGATCGCCAACCGGGCGTTCGTCTCGAACCTCGCGGATCGCCTCCGCGAGACGGCGGACGAAGCCGCGCCCCGGAAGCTCCTGCGGACCTACTACGTCGACCCGACCCACGAGTTCGACGCGGAGCGCGAGGAGTCGTACCTGACCGGCATGCTCGATACGGCCACCGGCGACGAGAACTATCCCGGCTCGGCGACCGACAGCGACAACTGGCCGGGCACCGCGCCCGGCGAGACCGGCGTGAACAACGCCGTCTCGCCGAAGTACTGCCGGCTCGACATGATCTCCGAAATCGACCCTGAGGACAAGCCGCCGATCACCTGGCTCCGCGGCGACTCCGACCAGATCGTCTCGAACGCCTCCCTGTTCGATCCGGGCACGCTTGGCCGAATGGACGAACTGCCGGACTGGCCAGGCGAGGACGTCTTCCCGCCCCAGCCGATGGTCGATCAGACCCGCGCCGTCCTCGAGCGCTACGTCGATCGCGGCGGCAACTTCGAGGAGGTCGTCTTCGGCAACACCGGCCACACACCACACGTCGAAGTGCCTGGCGACTTTCTGGATCGACTCGAGGGCGTCCTCGACTGA
- a CDS encoding PTS fructose transporter subunit IIB, with the protein MKFVAVTSCPTGIAHSQMAAENLEQTAQANGHEIDVEVQGAMGQENELSSEAIGAADAVIIAADTSVSQDRFADKPIVDAPVKEAVNDAEGLLERAIEAADGAATAATDDQATARNEPGAEAGADAADTGGNVENASESVKRGGDPSKGLFARLKRLLS; encoded by the coding sequence ATGAAATTCGTCGCAGTCACGTCCTGTCCGACCGGTATCGCACACAGCCAGATGGCGGCTGAGAACTTAGAGCAGACGGCGCAGGCGAACGGCCACGAGATCGACGTCGAGGTCCAGGGCGCTATGGGCCAGGAGAACGAACTCTCGAGCGAGGCCATCGGGGCGGCCGACGCAGTCATCATCGCCGCGGACACCTCGGTGAGCCAGGACCGCTTCGCGGACAAGCCGATCGTCGACGCGCCGGTGAAAGAGGCCGTCAACGACGCCGAAGGGCTGCTGGAGCGGGCGATCGAAGCAGCCGACGGCGCTGCGACGGCGGCGACCGACGACCAGGCGACGGCCCGAAACGAGCCGGGGGCGGAAGCCGGTGCCGACGCCGCCGACACCGGCGGCAACGTCGAGAACGCGAGCGAGTCCGTAAAACGCGGCGGGGACCCCTCGAAAGGACTGTTCGCCCGGCTCAAGCGGCTGCTCTCCTAA
- a CDS encoding MFS transporter, translating to MTDRNATPWATIGTLLLAATLPALSGGIVNPVLPAIEAAFSSVPNAGVLAQLVSTLTGLIIAVFAPIIGVLVDRYGRKPVLIVSMIIYGIGPSSAYFLDSLYLILGTRVFLGIAVAGIMVSVTTLIADYFTGKRRETVMGWQGAMMPFGAAVAMVAGGVMADLNWRTVFLTYLVALLMVPLVVRFVDEPDVGATSDGTSLPALAELREILDELPLGFLAGVYLTMFIGMIGYNQINVEIPFYLQTVTSVGGTMTGIAIATVSLVAGLVSLNFDRIRERFSPIAIIAGIFAAAGIGFLVAGATERYWIIVVGIVIAGAGLILLTPTLNYWVAARVSEQYRGRALSGVTTTMFLGMFVSPIAAEPLIARLGTGQALLAIGVLGFAIMALFAIAAVRRRSAPDVTAATQSTD from the coding sequence GTGACGGACCGAAACGCGACGCCCTGGGCGACGATCGGAACGCTGCTGCTGGCGGCTACGTTACCCGCGCTCTCGGGCGGAATCGTTAACCCCGTGTTGCCGGCGATCGAAGCGGCGTTCTCGTCGGTACCCAACGCGGGCGTCCTCGCCCAGCTCGTCAGTACGCTGACCGGCCTGATCATCGCCGTCTTCGCGCCGATCATCGGCGTGCTCGTCGATCGCTACGGTCGAAAGCCCGTCCTGATCGTCTCGATGATCATTTACGGGATCGGTCCCAGCTCGGCGTACTTCCTCGATTCGCTGTACCTGATCCTCGGGACCCGAGTCTTCCTCGGAATCGCCGTCGCCGGGATCATGGTGAGCGTTACGACGCTCATTGCGGACTACTTCACGGGCAAGCGCCGGGAGACCGTGATGGGCTGGCAGGGTGCGATGATGCCGTTCGGGGCCGCGGTCGCCATGGTCGCCGGCGGCGTCATGGCCGACCTCAACTGGCGGACCGTGTTCCTCACGTACCTCGTCGCGCTGCTCATGGTCCCGCTCGTCGTCCGCTTCGTCGACGAGCCCGATGTCGGCGCGACGAGCGACGGCACCTCGCTGCCCGCGCTCGCCGAACTCCGGGAGATCCTCGACGAACTCCCGCTCGGGTTCCTGGCCGGCGTCTACCTGACCATGTTCATTGGCATGATCGGATACAATCAGATCAACGTCGAGATTCCGTTTTACCTGCAGACCGTCACGTCCGTCGGCGGCACGATGACCGGAATCGCGATCGCGACCGTCTCGCTCGTCGCCGGGCTCGTGTCGCTGAACTTCGATCGCATTCGGGAGCGGTTCAGCCCCATCGCGATCATCGCCGGCATCTTCGCCGCGGCCGGGATCGGCTTCCTCGTCGCCGGCGCGACCGAGCGGTACTGGATCATCGTCGTCGGGATCGTCATCGCAGGTGCCGGACTCATCCTGCTCACGCCGACGTTGAACTACTGGGTCGCCGCACGAGTAAGCGAACAGTATCGCGGTCGGGCCCTCAGTGGCGTCACGACGACGATGTTTCTGGGCATGTTCGTCTCGCCGATCGCGGCCGAACCGCTGATCGCGCGGCTCGGTACCGGCCAGGCGCTGCTGGCGATCGGTGTGCTCGGGTTCGCGATCATGGCCCTGTTTGCCATCGCGGCAGTCCGCCGACGTTCGGCGCCGGACGTAACCGCCGCGACGCAGTCGACCGACTAG
- a CDS encoding beta-glucosidase, protein MQSDSTSLVDDLTLEEKLELVHGTLDPDEKATGYVPGNDRVGVPPLTMVDGPLGVRALGEQATAFPSSIALASSWDPDLAREFGAALGREAAAHDQDVVLGPGVNIIRTPHSGRNFEYYSEDPHLAGRMGVGTIEGIQSEGVAATVKHYVANNQETNRYEVSADVSERALREIYLPAFRAAVEDADVLSVMTAYNRVNGVHMSDHEHLLSNVLKDEWGFDGLVVSDWWGTRSAVDAALAGLDLEMPGVDLEAYLPGEADDEMEAPDDEDGELPPLPDVPAYFGEPLREAVESGAVDESVLDEKIERLLRVMEAVGRFEAEGEADAREGELDTPEHRRLARDIAVEGTVMLTNDGTLPLDESDSIALIGPNADAAKLGGGGSSEVSPVTETSPREGLAERAADLSFERGVSPIAESSFFDDEDEPTAADADGDTDAGASIDDAVAAAEAADCAVVVAQDDATEFKDRDHIELPGEQNELISAVADAADRTVVVLRTSGPVELPWLDAVDAVLETWYPGQADGEALAAVLFGDDDPSGRLPVTFGRSAADYPTADEAAFPGTDGSARYDEGVFVGYRYFDEHDVEPLFPFGHGLSYATFEYGDATVSETDDGFEVAVDLRNVGERPGKEVVQVYARKSSAPVACPDRELVAFDAVTLEPGEKTTVRVSLDRDDFAYYDEDDGWTAATGTNTILVGRSSRDVRATFDVDV, encoded by the coding sequence ATGCAGTCCGACAGCACGTCACTCGTCGACGACCTCACGCTCGAAGAGAAGCTCGAACTCGTCCACGGAACGCTCGATCCGGACGAGAAGGCGACGGGCTACGTGCCCGGCAACGATCGGGTCGGCGTCCCGCCGCTGACGATGGTCGACGGTCCCCTCGGCGTACGAGCGCTGGGCGAGCAGGCGACCGCGTTCCCCTCGTCGATCGCGCTCGCGTCCTCGTGGGACCCGGATCTGGCCCGAGAGTTCGGCGCCGCGCTCGGTCGCGAAGCAGCCGCACACGATCAGGACGTCGTGCTCGGCCCCGGAGTAAACATCATCCGAACGCCCCACAGCGGGCGGAATTTCGAGTATTACAGCGAAGATCCGCACCTCGCCGGCCGAATGGGCGTCGGGACCATCGAAGGGATTCAGTCCGAGGGCGTCGCGGCCACGGTCAAACACTACGTCGCGAACAACCAGGAGACGAACCGCTACGAGGTGAGCGCCGACGTGAGCGAGCGGGCGCTGCGCGAGATCTACCTGCCGGCGTTCCGCGCGGCGGTCGAGGACGCCGACGTCCTGTCGGTGATGACCGCGTACAACCGGGTCAACGGCGTTCACATGAGCGATCACGAGCATCTCCTCTCCAACGTGCTGAAAGACGAGTGGGGATTCGATGGCCTGGTCGTCTCCGACTGGTGGGGGACCCGGAGCGCCGTCGACGCGGCGCTGGCCGGGCTCGATCTGGAGATGCCAGGCGTCGACCTCGAAGCGTACCTTCCGGGCGAAGCGGACGACGAGATGGAGGCGCCCGACGACGAGGACGGCGAACTGCCGCCCCTCCCGGACGTGCCGGCGTACTTCGGCGAGCCGCTTCGGGAGGCCGTCGAGTCCGGCGCGGTCGACGAGTCGGTTCTCGACGAGAAGATCGAGCGGCTCCTGCGCGTGATGGAGGCGGTCGGTCGCTTCGAGGCCGAGGGCGAAGCCGACGCGCGCGAGGGCGAACTCGACACGCCCGAACACCGCCGCCTGGCCCGCGACATCGCGGTCGAGGGGACCGTTATGCTGACCAACGACGGCACGTTGCCCCTCGACGAGTCCGATTCGATCGCACTGATCGGCCCGAACGCCGACGCCGCCAAACTCGGCGGCGGCGGCTCCTCGGAGGTATCGCCAGTCACCGAGACTAGTCCGCGCGAGGGGCTCGCCGAGCGGGCGGCCGACCTCTCGTTCGAACGCGGCGTGTCCCCGATCGCCGAATCGTCGTTCTTCGACGACGAGGACGAGCCGACCGCTGCAGACGCGGACGGCGACACGGACGCGGGCGCGAGCATCGACGACGCGGTGGCAGCCGCCGAAGCCGCCGACTGCGCGGTGGTCGTCGCTCAGGACGACGCCACGGAGTTCAAAGACCGAGACCACATCGAACTCCCCGGCGAGCAGAACGAGCTCATCTCGGCCGTCGCCGACGCCGCCGATCGGACCGTCGTGGTCCTCCGGACCAGCGGCCCCGTCGAACTCCCCTGGCTCGACGCGGTCGACGCCGTCCTCGAAACGTGGTACCCCGGCCAGGCCGACGGCGAGGCGCTCGCGGCAGTCCTGTTCGGCGACGACGATCCGAGCGGTCGGCTCCCGGTCACGTTCGGTCGCTCGGCCGCGGACTATCCGACGGCGGACGAGGCGGCCTTCCCCGGAACGGACGGGTCGGCACGGTACGACGAGGGTGTCTTCGTCGGCTACCGGTACTTCGACGAACACGACGTCGAGCCGCTGTTTCCCTTCGGGCACGGCCTGTCGTACGCGACGTTCGAGTACGGCGACGCGACCGTCAGCGAGACCGACGACGGGTTCGAGGTCGCCGTCGATCTCCGCAACGTCGGCGAGCGGCCCGGGAAAGAAGTCGTTCAGGTGTACGCGCGGAAATCGTCGGCGCCGGTCGCCTGTCCCGACCGCGAACTCGTCGCCTTCGATGCCGTGACGCTCGAACCCGGCGAGAAGACGACGGTGCGCGTCTCGCTCGATCGCGACGACTTCGCGTACTACGACGAGGACGACGGCTGGACGGCCGCGACGGGAACGAACACGATTCTCGTCGGTCGCTCCTCGCGGGACGTTCGGGCAACGTTCGACGTGGACGTGTAG
- a CDS encoding class I fructose-bisphosphate aldolase, which translates to MNAFDETPISRNGKSLILAHDHGLEHGPSAFEGVEDRLDPETVFEMATHDAVTALAVQKGLAETYYPSYEDDVSLLAKCNGTSSLWEGEPYSPQTWSVESAVETGADAIGYTVYPGTNREPEMFEEFRAVQERARDHDLPVAMWSYPRGQAIKEHRSPEVIAYAARIGLELGADIAKVKYPRSPEALAHAVDAAGDVRVVLSGGSKTSDYEFLSMVEAAMDAGAGGLAVGRNVWQRENPERILDALERVIFEGASADGAL; encoded by the coding sequence ATGAACGCGTTCGACGAGACGCCGATCAGCCGAAACGGGAAATCGCTCATCCTCGCTCACGACCACGGCCTCGAGCACGGTCCGTCGGCCTTCGAGGGCGTCGAAGACCGACTCGATCCGGAGACGGTCTTCGAGATGGCGACCCACGACGCCGTCACCGCGCTGGCCGTCCAGAAGGGCCTCGCCGAGACGTATTACCCTTCCTACGAGGACGACGTATCGCTCCTGGCGAAGTGCAACGGGACCTCGAGCCTCTGGGAGGGCGAACCCTACTCGCCACAGACCTGGTCCGTCGAGAGCGCCGTCGAGACTGGCGCCGACGCGATCGGGTACACCGTCTATCCGGGCACGAACCGCGAGCCCGAGATGTTCGAGGAGTTCCGCGCGGTGCAAGAGCGAGCGCGCGACCACGATCTCCCCGTAGCCATGTGGTCGTATCCGCGCGGCCAGGCGATCAAGGAACACCGCAGCCCCGAGGTCATCGCCTACGCGGCCCGGATCGGGCTCGAGCTAGGCGCCGACATCGCGAAGGTGAAGTACCCGCGCAGTCCCGAGGCGCTCGCGCACGCGGTCGACGCGGCCGGCGACGTCCGGGTCGTTCTGAGCGGCGGCTCGAAGACGAGCGACTACGAATTCCTCTCGATGGTCGAGGCCGCGATGGACGCCGGCGCGGGCGGACTCGCCGTCGGGCGGAACGTCTGGCAACGAGAGAATCCCGAACGGATCCTCGACGCCCTCGAGCGGGTGATCTTCGAGGGCGCGTCGGCCGACGGCGCACTATGA